The following coding sequences lie in one Pseudorca crassidens isolate mPseCra1 chromosome 2, mPseCra1.hap1, whole genome shotgun sequence genomic window:
- the MRPL9 gene encoding large ribosomal subunit protein bL9m isoform X2, whose translation MAAATGRSLLRAGTERLVRGGVWELLRPRLEGGTSGSERDFSLSHSRGTVIVERWWKVPLAGEGRKPRLHRRHRVYKLAEDTKHRPKDNLELILTQSVEELGVRGDLVSVKKSVGRNRLLPQGLAVYASPENRKLFEEEKLLRQEGKLEKIQTKEGETTVKFLRRCHLQVGMKNNVKWELNPEIVARHFLRNLGVVVAPHALKLPEEPITQRGEYWCEVTVNGLDTVRVPMSVVNFERPKTKRYKYWLAQQAASSTGSQTI comes from the exons ATGGCGGCGGCTACAGGCAGGTCTCTGCTGCGGGCGGGCACTGAGCGGCTGGTGCGAGGAGGGGTTTGGGAGCTCCTCCGGCCGCGACTTGAAGGGGGCACCTCCGGCTCGGAGCGCGACTTCAGCCTGTCTCACAGTCGG GGCACGGTCATTGTGGAGCGCTGGTGGAAGGTGCCGCTAGCGGGAGAGGGCCGGAAGCCGCGCCTGCACCGGCGGCACCGCGTCTACAAGCTGGCGGAGGACACGAAACACCGGCCCAAAGACAACCTGGAGCTCATCCTCACGCAGTCGGTGGAGG AACTTGGAGTCCGAGGTGACCTGGTCTCAGTGAAAAAATCTGTAGGCCGTAATCGACTACTTCCTCAAGGACTGGCTGTATATGCGTCTCCTGAAAACAGGAAGCTGTTTGAAGAGGAGAAATTG CTGAGACAGGAAGGAAAATTAGAGAAGATCCAGACCAAGGAAGGTGAGACG ACAGTGAAATTTCTGAGAAGATGCCACCTGCAGGTAGGGATGAAGAACAATGTCAAATGGGAGCTAAACCCTGAAATAGTTGCCCGCCACTTCCTCAGAAAT CTTGGTGTTGTGGTTGCCCCACATGCATTAAAGTTACCAGAAGAGCCTATCACACAGAGGGGCGagtactggtgtgaggtgacg GTAAATGGGCTTGACACTGTGAGGGTACCTATGTCTGTGGTGAACTTTGAGAGGCCCAAGACCAAAAGATATAAGTACTGGTTAGCCCAGCAAGCTGCCAGCTCCACAGGCTCCCAGACCATCTGA
- the MRPL9 gene encoding large ribosomal subunit protein bL9m isoform X1, translating to MLNRGAFIPDLRSRGSLVAAQSGPGLPLGSARTEPRRLRSAAGTRWGPFLPPAPGAFYASIRAREHGGGYRQGTVIVERWWKVPLAGEGRKPRLHRRHRVYKLAEDTKHRPKDNLELILTQSVEELGVRGDLVSVKKSVGRNRLLPQGLAVYASPENRKLFEEEKLLRQEGKLEKIQTKEGETTVKFLRRCHLQVGMKNNVKWELNPEIVARHFLRNLGVVVAPHALKLPEEPITQRGEYWCEVTVNGLDTVRVPMSVVNFERPKTKRYKYWLAQQAASSTGSQTI from the exons GGAGCATTCATCCCAGATCTCCGGTCTCGAGGCAGCCTAGTCGCAGCCCAATCCGGGCCCGGGCTTCCCCTGGGCTCAGCTCGGACAGAGCCGCGCCGGCTCAGGAGCGCCGCGGGCACCCGGTGGGGGCCTTTCCTGCCGCCGGCGCCGGGGGCCTTCTACGCCTCCATCCGCGCCCGAGAACATGGCGGCGGCTACAGGCAG GGCACGGTCATTGTGGAGCGCTGGTGGAAGGTGCCGCTAGCGGGAGAGGGCCGGAAGCCGCGCCTGCACCGGCGGCACCGCGTCTACAAGCTGGCGGAGGACACGAAACACCGGCCCAAAGACAACCTGGAGCTCATCCTCACGCAGTCGGTGGAGG AACTTGGAGTCCGAGGTGACCTGGTCTCAGTGAAAAAATCTGTAGGCCGTAATCGACTACTTCCTCAAGGACTGGCTGTATATGCGTCTCCTGAAAACAGGAAGCTGTTTGAAGAGGAGAAATTG CTGAGACAGGAAGGAAAATTAGAGAAGATCCAGACCAAGGAAGGTGAGACG ACAGTGAAATTTCTGAGAAGATGCCACCTGCAGGTAGGGATGAAGAACAATGTCAAATGGGAGCTAAACCCTGAAATAGTTGCCCGCCACTTCCTCAGAAAT CTTGGTGTTGTGGTTGCCCCACATGCATTAAAGTTACCAGAAGAGCCTATCACACAGAGGGGCGagtactggtgtgaggtgacg GTAAATGGGCTTGACACTGTGAGGGTACCTATGTCTGTGGTGAACTTTGAGAGGCCCAAGACCAAAAGATATAAGTACTGGTTAGCCCAGCAAGCTGCCAGCTCCACAGGCTCCCAGACCATCTGA